In Hippocampus zosterae strain Florida chromosome 3, ASM2543408v3, whole genome shotgun sequence, a genomic segment contains:
- the ankrd34c gene encoding ankyrin repeat domain-containing protein 34C: MADILELRTDGNSLLKAVWLRRLRLTRLLLEGGAYINESNERGETPLMVACMSTHSDQQSVSKSKLVKYLLDNQADPNIQDKGGRTALMHACIHKAGHEVVTHLLSNGADPSLEDRGGASALVYAINADEKQTLKLLLDACKAKGKEVIIITTDKSPSGTKTTKQYLNVPPSPEVVEKSSPAYCTSPSDIDIAASPMIGQEQQNSVFSFQTKLKTSCSANKLANGPTSPTRRPIGHKRARLPQLKRLQSEPWGLIAPSVLAERANSHNESKKASSDEDMVAGLNGLTLSKRATLSRQNSTDGKESTLPPVGEQGCKMTTSLSVPPTTKAAYERSLGAHQPLARRSTVPTEQEGASVGHPALRDTMHKRRLGNDHYDSDSQLYSDSVMLDSPKVPLERRKLNTSPLALLTSSRESLDSNASTSSPCTIRWRPPGLLERRGSGTLLLDHICHTRPGQLPPLNVNPNLYIPDIGASSKPSSPLASGIRSLVPVAPNTPKRGGLKCKKKLVRRHSMQVEQMKQLSDFEELAH, from the coding sequence ATGGCTGACATTCTGGAGCTGCGCACGGACGGGAACTCGCTCCTGAAAGCCGTGTGGCTCCGACGCTTGAGGCTCACCAGACTCCTCTTGGAGGGCGGCGCGTACATCAATGAGAGCAATGAACGTGGCGAGACGCCTCTCATGGTGGCCTGTATGTCGACGCACAGCGACCAGCAGAGCGTCAGCAAGTCCAAGCTAGTCAAATATTTGCTGGACAACCAAGCTGACCCAAACATACAAGACAAAGGAGGCCGGACCGCCCTGATGCACGCCTGCATCCACAAGGCGGGACATGAAGTAGTGACCCATCTCCTGAGCAACGGGGCTGATCCCAGCCTGGAGGACAGGGGGGGAGCCTCTGCACTGGTTTACGCCATTAACGCAGATGAAAAGCAAACGCTCAAGTTGCTTCTGGATGCTTGCAAAGCCAAAGGCAAAGAGGTGATCATTATCACCACCGATAAGTCACCATCTGGCACCAAAACCACCAAACAGTACCTAAATGTTCCTCCGTCTCCAGAGGTGGTTGAAAAGTCCTCCCCGGCATACTGCACCTCACCTTCTGACATCGACATCGCTGCATCTCCAATGATTGGGCAAGAGCAACAAAATTCCGTCTTCAGCTTCCAGACGAAGCTGAAAACATCCTGCTCGGCAAACAAACTGGCCAACGGGCCCACGTCGCCCACACGGCGGCCGATCGGCCACAAGCGAGCGCGTTTACCTCAGCTGAAGCGTCTGCAGTCGGAGCCGTGGGGGCTGATAGCGCCATCCGTGCTGGCCGAACGGGCGAACAGTCACAACGAAAGCAAGAAGGCCAGCTCGGACGAGGACATGGTGGCAGGTTTGAACGGCCTGACCCTGAGCAAAAGGGCCACTTTGTCTCGGCAGAACAGCACGGACGGCAAAGAAAGCACGTTGCCGCCGGTGGGCGAGCAAGGCTGCAAAATGACAACCTCGCTGTCGGTTCCCCCGACCACGAAAGCAGCCTATGAAAGATCGCTGGGCGCGCACCAGCCTCTGGCGCGACGCAGCACCGTGCCGACCGAGCAGGAGGGCGCCAGCGTTGGGCATCCCGCTCTCAGAGACACCATGCACAAGAGGCGACTCGGGAATGACCACTACGACTCAGACTCCCAGCTCTACTCCGACTCTGTCATGTTGGACTCCCCAAAGGTGCCACTGGAGCGAAGGAAACTGAACACCTCCCCTCTGGCCTTGTTGACCAGCTCCAGAGAGTCCCTCGACAGCAACGCTAGCACATCCTCACCGTGCACCATCCGCTGGCGTCCGCCGGGGCTCTTGGAGAGGAGAGGCTCTGGCACCCTTCTTCTCGATCACATCTGCCACACCAGGCCGGGCCAGCTGCCCCCTCTCAATGTCAACCCCAACCTTTACATTCCTGACATTGGTGCCAGTAGCAAGCCATCCTCGCCTTTGGCCAGCGGCATTCGATCCTTAGTGCCAGTAGCACCAAACACACCAAAGAGGGGTGGGCTGAAGTGCAAGAAGAAGCTTGTGAGAAGACATTCTATGCAAGTGGAGCAAATGAAGCAACTGTCTGATTTTGAGGAGCTAGCTCATTAG